In one Parageobacillus genomosp. 1 genomic region, the following are encoded:
- the ccsA gene encoding cytochrome c biogenesis protein, protein MFEMTMIRLYELSILVYVVSILLYFVDFLQRNRKANQIAFWLLSIVWLLQTFFFLFRIIQTGRFPVLTISEGLYFYAWLLITLSLIINRLMRVDFIVFFTNVLAFLILAIHTFAPNHQSPAVAEQLISELLIIHITMALLAYAAFSLSFIFSILYMLQYSLLKRKKWGERLWRMADLTKLDFMSYVLNLLGLPMLLLGLILGVIWAYIKIEHFHWYDAKVLGSFLVLAVYSIYFYKRAVQQVQGKAIALWNIGSFLFLLVNFLLFGSLSKFHFWYS, encoded by the coding sequence GCTTTCTATTCTTGTTTATGTCGTGTCCATTCTTTTATATTTTGTCGACTTTCTCCAACGTAACCGGAAGGCGAATCAAATCGCTTTCTGGTTACTTTCTATTGTTTGGCTGCTTCAAACGTTCTTTTTCTTGTTTCGTATCATACAGACAGGGCGCTTCCCGGTTTTGACGATATCGGAAGGCCTTTATTTTTACGCCTGGCTGCTTATTACGCTGTCTTTAATCATTAATCGGCTTATGCGCGTGGATTTTATTGTTTTTTTTACAAATGTGCTTGCTTTTTTAATTTTGGCGATTCATACGTTTGCGCCGAATCATCAGTCACCGGCCGTTGCCGAACAGCTCATTTCCGAGCTGCTTATTATCCATATTACGATGGCGTTGCTTGCGTATGCGGCGTTTTCGCTTTCCTTTATCTTTTCGATTTTATACATGCTGCAATATAGTTTATTAAAGCGAAAAAAATGGGGAGAACGGTTGTGGCGGATGGCGGATTTAACGAAATTAGACTTTATGTCGTATGTTTTAAATTTGCTTGGATTGCCTATGTTGTTATTAGGGTTAATTCTTGGCGTCATCTGGGCCTATATCAAAATCGAGCATTTTCATTGGTATGATGCCAAAGTGCTAGGCTCGTTTCTGGTGCTGGCGGTGTACAGCATTTACTTTTACAAGCGCGCTGTGCAGCAAGTACAAGGAAAGGCGATCGCGCTTTGGAATATCGGTTCGTTTTTATTTTTGTTGGTAAACTTTCTCTTATTCGGAAGTTTATCGAAATTTCATTTTTGGTATTCATAA
- a CDS encoding uroporphyrinogen-III synthase has product MEGGPLAGKTVLVTREKEQAKTFSEKLRQAGATPIEIPLISISPSSHHEKMERCVRQLSDYDWLIFTSANGVRFFFPFVKKETPLPKVVVVGKKTAAALKAYGVSPAVVPSEFVAEGVIEALKPLVKPRDRVLFVKGNLARPVLRDALTEMGAEVTELVVYETTLNEAGKEQLLALLREKKLDVMTFTSSSTVRSFSSMVEEKDVRSLLNGCVIACIGPITKETAEKAGLPVHICPDEYTIDGMIKAMEQYFAK; this is encoded by the coding sequence ATGGAAGGCGGTCCGTTGGCGGGGAAAACGGTGCTTGTGACAAGAGAAAAGGAACAGGCGAAAACGTTCTCGGAAAAGCTGCGCCAAGCAGGAGCAACGCCGATTGAAATTCCGCTTATTTCGATCTCTCCTTCTTCCCATCATGAAAAAATGGAACGGTGTGTGCGGCAGCTTTCCGATTATGATTGGCTCATTTTTACAAGCGCGAACGGTGTCCGGTTTTTCTTTCCGTTTGTCAAAAAGGAAACACCGCTTCCAAAAGTGGTAGTAGTCGGAAAGAAAACGGCGGCGGCTTTAAAAGCGTATGGCGTTTCTCCTGCCGTCGTCCCTAGTGAATTTGTTGCCGAAGGGGTGATCGAGGCGCTAAAACCGCTTGTTAAGCCGCGCGATCGCGTTCTTTTCGTCAAGGGGAATTTGGCAAGGCCGGTGTTGCGCGATGCGCTGACAGAGATGGGGGCCGAGGTGACAGAGCTGGTCGTATATGAAACGACGCTGAACGAAGCAGGAAAAGAACAGCTTCTCGCATTGCTGCGTGAAAAAAAACTTGATGTCATGACATTCACCAGTTCCTCGACGGTGCGAAGCTTTAGTTCGATGGTAGAAGAAAAAGACGTTCGTTCCCTGCTAAATGGTTGCGTCATCGCCTGCATTGGACCAATTACGAAGGAGACAGCAGAAAAAGCAGGACTTCCCGTGCATATTTGTCCAGACGAGTATACGATTGATGGTATGATAAAAGCGATGGAACAATATTTTGCAAAATGA
- the spoVID gene encoding stage VI sporulation protein D has product MEQSYLRFSLEESVWFKKGQEVAEFLSISLDPVVTVDEYEQYITIRGALQLSGEFLLAEGEESDTDTDSFDFVSHRFIQRVSTREDGISELSHRFPIDITIPKNRIHHLEDVYVTVESFDYDLSEDGRLLVTADISISGISEVPLDEPSLVEEENDEPLFEPFEVVARKEVYEEEQRNEQPEEGPVSVADDMLTEQNEEQEEAAADRKEKKHKKENVVPLNLAEQTAEKKEAVMPFMENEPVQAEEENKVVEENKVEEVAPQQEAKVSIGAIKENDEDIAEEVEDENEKTKVKSENALYLTKLFAKNQAEEFTKVKICIVQQGDSLDKIAERYDLTVQQLLRANQLESPEEIHEGQLLYIPALVGSRP; this is encoded by the coding sequence TTGGAGCAATCGTATTTGCGTTTTTCCCTAGAGGAATCGGTCTGGTTTAAAAAAGGACAGGAAGTCGCTGAATTTCTTTCTATTTCGCTTGACCCAGTCGTTACGGTCGATGAATACGAGCAATATATTACAATTCGCGGGGCTTTGCAATTAAGCGGGGAATTTCTCCTAGCGGAAGGCGAAGAAAGCGATACAGATACAGATTCATTTGATTTTGTCAGCCATCGCTTTATTCAGCGCGTTTCCACGCGTGAAGACGGTATCAGCGAATTGTCACACCGTTTTCCAATCGATATTACGATTCCGAAAAATCGCATTCATCATTTAGAGGATGTATACGTGACGGTGGAATCGTTTGACTACGATTTAAGTGAAGATGGGAGATTGCTAGTGACGGCGGATATTTCGATCAGCGGAATTAGCGAAGTGCCACTTGATGAACCTTCGTTAGTAGAGGAAGAAAACGACGAGCCGTTGTTTGAACCATTTGAGGTAGTGGCGCGCAAAGAGGTATATGAAGAAGAACAGCGGAACGAGCAGCCCGAAGAAGGGCCAGTTTCTGTTGCCGATGACATGCTAACAGAGCAGAATGAAGAACAAGAGGAAGCAGCAGCTGATCGAAAAGAAAAGAAACACAAAAAAGAAAATGTGGTGCCATTAAATTTGGCGGAACAAACGGCGGAAAAGAAAGAAGCAGTGATGCCGTTTATGGAAAACGAGCCGGTGCAGGCAGAAGAAGAAAATAAGGTAGTAGAAGAAAACAAAGTAGAAGAAGTTGCTCCGCAGCAGGAGGCAAAAGTGTCGATCGGCGCCATTAAAGAAAACGATGAAGACATAGCGGAAGAAGTAGAGGATGAAAACGAAAAAACAAAAGTAAAAAGCGAAAATGCGTTATATTTAACAAAACTATTTGCCAAAAATCAGGCGGAGGAATTTACGAAAGTAAAAATTTGCATCGTTCAGCAAGGAGATTCGTTGGACAAGATCGCCGAACGGTACGATTTAACCGTCCAGCAGCTGCTGCGTGCCAATCAACTGGAAAGCCCGGAAGAGATTCATGAAGGGCAACTATTATATATCCCGGCGCTGGTGGGAAGCCGCCCTTGA
- a CDS encoding valine--tRNA ligase — MEQKEITMSTKYDHKAVETNRYQWWLDGKFFEATGDPDKKPFTIVIPPPNVTGKLHLGHAWDTTLQDIITRMKRMQGYDVLWLPGMDHAGIATQAKVEEKLRKQGLSRYDLGREKFLEETWKWKEEYANHIRQQWAKLGLGLDYTRERFTLDEGLSKAVREVFVSLYRKGLIYRGEYIINWDPVTKTALSDIEVIYKEVKGALYHMRYPLADGSGYIEVATTRPETMLGDTAVAVHPDDERYQHLIGKTVILPITGREIPIIADEYVDMEFGSGAVKITPAHDPNDFEIGNRHNLPRILVMNEDGTMNENALQYQGLDRFECRKKIVKDLQEQGVLFKIEEHVHSVGHSERSGAVVEPYLSTQWFVKMKPLAEAAIELQKTEGKVHFVPERFEKTYLHWLENIRDWCISRQLWWGHRIPAWYHKETGEIYVDHEPPADIENWEQDPDVLDTWFSSALWPFSTMGWPDTEAPDYKRYYPTDVLVTGYDIIFFWVSRMIFQGLEFTGKRPFKDVLIHGLVRDAQGRKMSKSLGNGVDPMDVIDQYGADSLRFFLATGSSPGQDLRFSTEKVEATWNFANKIWNASRFALMNMGGMMYDQLDLSGEKTVADHWILTRLNETIETVTKLAEKYEFGEVGRVLYNFIWDDLCDWYIEMAKLPLYGDDEAAKKTTRSVLAYVLDNTMRLLHPFMPFITEEIWQHLPHEGKSITVAKWPEVRPELSNREAAEEMRLLVDIIRAVRNIRAEVNTPLSKPIKLHIKAKDEQVQATLEKNRAYLERFCNPSELIIATDIPAAEKAMTAVVTGAELILPLEGLINIEEEIKRLEKELEKLDKEVERVQKKLSNEGFLAKAPAHVVEEERRKEKDYLEKREAVRARLAELKK, encoded by the coding sequence ATGGAACAAAAAGAGATAACGATGTCGACGAAATACGACCATAAAGCGGTGGAAACAAACCGCTATCAATGGTGGCTTGACGGAAAATTTTTTGAAGCGACGGGCGATCCTGATAAAAAGCCGTTTACGATCGTGATCCCGCCGCCAAACGTAACAGGGAAGCTGCATTTAGGACATGCGTGGGACACGACGCTGCAAGATATTATAACACGCATGAAACGGATGCAAGGCTATGACGTCTTATGGCTGCCGGGAATGGACCATGCCGGAATCGCCACACAGGCAAAAGTAGAGGAAAAATTGCGCAAGCAAGGGCTGTCCCGCTATGATTTAGGCCGGGAAAAGTTTCTTGAAGAAACGTGGAAATGGAAAGAAGAGTATGCGAACCACATCCGCCAGCAATGGGCAAAATTAGGGCTTGGCCTCGATTATACGCGCGAGCGCTTTACGCTCGATGAAGGCTTATCGAAAGCGGTGCGCGAAGTGTTCGTATCGCTTTACCGAAAAGGGCTTATTTATCGCGGCGAATACATTATTAACTGGGATCCGGTAACGAAAACGGCATTATCGGATATTGAAGTGATTTATAAAGAAGTAAAAGGCGCGCTTTATCATATGCGCTATCCGCTTGCCGACGGATCGGGCTATATCGAAGTGGCAACGACCCGTCCGGAAACGATGCTCGGCGATACTGCGGTCGCTGTTCACCCAGATGATGAGCGCTATCAACATCTCATCGGCAAAACGGTTATTTTGCCGATTACCGGCCGCGAAATTCCGATTATCGCCGATGAATATGTCGATATGGAATTCGGCTCAGGCGCGGTGAAAATTACGCCGGCGCATGACCCGAACGACTTTGAAATCGGCAACCGCCACAACTTGCCGCGCATCCTCGTCATGAACGAAGACGGCACGATGAATGAAAACGCGCTGCAATACCAAGGATTGGACCGTTTCGAATGCCGCAAGAAAATCGTGAAAGATTTGCAAGAACAAGGCGTGCTATTTAAAATCGAAGAGCATGTGCATTCCGTTGGCCATAGCGAACGGAGCGGTGCGGTTGTCGAGCCGTATTTGTCGACGCAATGGTTTGTGAAAATGAAGCCGCTCGCCGAAGCAGCGATTGAGCTGCAAAAAACGGAAGGAAAAGTACATTTCGTTCCGGAACGCTTCGAAAAAACGTATTTGCATTGGTTGGAAAATATTCGCGACTGGTGCATTTCCCGTCAATTATGGTGGGGGCATCGCATCCCGGCTTGGTATCATAAAGAAACAGGCGAAATTTATGTCGATCATGAACCGCCGGCCGATATTGAAAACTGGGAGCAAGACCCGGATGTACTAGATACATGGTTCAGTTCAGCCCTATGGCCGTTTTCAACGATGGGCTGGCCGGATACAGAGGCGCCGGATTACAAACGCTATTATCCAACCGATGTGCTTGTCACCGGATATGACATCATTTTCTTCTGGGTATCGCGCATGATTTTCCAAGGTCTTGAATTTACCGGAAAAAGACCGTTTAAAGACGTATTAATCCATGGTCTTGTCCGCGACGCGCAAGGAAGAAAAATGAGCAAATCGCTCGGCAACGGCGTCGATCCGATGGATGTTATCGACCAGTATGGCGCCGATTCACTCCGCTTCTTCTTGGCGACAGGAAGCTCGCCGGGGCAAGATTTGCGCTTTAGCACCGAGAAAGTCGAAGCAACATGGAACTTTGCCAATAAAATTTGGAATGCGTCCCGCTTTGCGCTGATGAACATGGGCGGAATGATGTACGACCAGCTCGATTTAAGCGGAGAAAAAACGGTTGCCGACCATTGGATTTTAACGCGCTTAAACGAAACGATTGAAACGGTGACAAAACTGGCCGAAAAATATGAATTCGGTGAAGTCGGCCGCGTGTTGTACAACTTTATTTGGGACGACTTATGCGACTGGTATATTGAAATGGCGAAGCTTCCGCTTTATGGGGATGATGAAGCGGCGAAGAAAACAACACGTTCTGTATTAGCCTATGTGCTTGACAATACAATGCGCCTGCTTCATCCGTTCATGCCGTTCATTACCGAGGAAATTTGGCAGCACCTTCCACATGAAGGCAAGTCGATTACGGTAGCGAAATGGCCGGAAGTGCGCCCTGAGCTTTCGAATCGTGAGGCAGCGGAAGAAATGCGCCTTCTTGTCGATATTATCCGCGCGGTCCGCAACATTCGCGCCGAAGTGAATACACCGTTAAGCAAACCAATTAAACTGCACATTAAGGCAAAAGATGAACAAGTGCAGGCAACGCTGGAGAAAAATCGCGCGTATTTAGAACGGTTCTGCAATCCGAGCGAGCTGATCATTGCAACCGATATTCCAGCGGCGGAAAAGGCGATGACCGCGGTTGTCACCGGTGCGGAATTGATTTTGCCACTTGAAGGGCTTATCAATATCGAAGAAGAAATTAAACGGCTCGAAAAAGAACTGGAAAAACTCGATAAAGAAGTCGAGCGTGTGCAAAAGAAACTAAGCAACGAAGGGTTCCTTGCGAAAGCTCCGGCGCATGTAGTTGAGGAAGAGCGAAGAAAAGAAAAAGATTATCTAGAAAAACGCGAAGCGGTTCGCGCCCGCCTGGCGGAATTAAAAAAATAG
- the hemL gene encoding glutamate-1-semialdehyde 2,1-aminomutase, whose product MRSYERSKAAYEEAVRLLPGGVNSPVRAFKSVHMTPIFMARGNGSKIYDIDGNEYIDYVLSWGPLILGHANPRVVEALKKVTENGTSFGAPTLIENELAKLVIERVPSIEIVRMVNSGTEATMSALRLARGYTGRNKILKFEGCYHGHGDSLLIKAGSGVATLGLPDSPGVPEAVAQNTITVPYNDLESVRYAFERFGEDIAAVIVEPVAGNMGVVPPVPGFLQGLRDITKQYGALLIFDEVMTGFRVDYHCAQGYFGIEPDLTCLGKVIGGGLPVGAYGGKAEIMEKVAPSGPIYQAGTLSGNPLAMTAGYETLIQLTPETYVEFRKKADRLEEGLREAAEKYEIPHTINRAGSMIGFFFTNEKVINYEKAKTSNLEMFATYYREMAEQGIFLPPSQFEGLFLSTEHTDEDIEKTIAAAERAFAKIREGK is encoded by the coding sequence ATGCGAAGCTATGAACGTTCGAAAGCGGCGTATGAAGAAGCGGTCCGGCTGCTGCCAGGTGGTGTCAACAGTCCCGTTCGCGCATTTAAATCCGTCCACATGACACCGATCTTTATGGCGCGAGGCAATGGCTCGAAAATTTACGATATCGACGGCAATGAATATATCGATTATGTGTTATCATGGGGACCGCTTATTTTAGGCCATGCGAACCCTCGCGTTGTCGAGGCGTTAAAAAAAGTGACAGAAAACGGTACAAGCTTTGGCGCACCGACATTGATTGAAAACGAGTTAGCGAAATTAGTGATTGAACGGGTACCATCCATCGAAATTGTTCGTATGGTAAACTCCGGAACAGAAGCGACGATGAGTGCGCTTCGGTTAGCACGTGGCTATACGGGTCGCAATAAAATTTTGAAATTTGAAGGATGTTATCACGGCCACGGCGACTCGTTATTGATAAAAGCTGGTTCGGGAGTGGCGACACTTGGCTTGCCGGATAGCCCTGGGGTTCCAGAAGCGGTAGCGCAAAATACGATCACCGTTCCTTATAATGACTTAGAAAGCGTCCGTTACGCATTTGAACGGTTTGGCGAAGATATTGCCGCGGTCATCGTCGAGCCGGTTGCCGGAAACATGGGCGTCGTTCCGCCGGTTCCGGGCTTTTTGCAAGGATTAAGAGATATTACGAAACAATACGGTGCGCTCCTTATTTTTGATGAAGTCATGACCGGCTTCCGCGTTGACTACCATTGCGCGCAAGGCTATTTTGGCATTGAACCGGATTTGACGTGCCTTGGAAAAGTCATTGGCGGCGGGCTGCCGGTCGGAGCGTACGGTGGAAAAGCGGAAATTATGGAAAAAGTGGCGCCGAGCGGTCCGATTTATCAAGCCGGCACCTTATCGGGAAATCCGCTCGCCATGACGGCCGGATATGAAACATTGATTCAGCTGACGCCGGAAACATATGTGGAGTTCCGCAAAAAAGCAGATCGATTGGAAGAAGGATTGCGCGAAGCAGCGGAAAAATACGAAATTCCGCATACGATTAATCGCGCGGGTTCGATGATCGGTTTCTTCTTTACAAACGAAAAAGTGATCAACTATGAAAAAGCGAAAACATCGAATTTAGAGATGTTTGCGACGTATTATCGCGAAATGGCGGAACAAGGAATTTTCCTTCCTCCGTCGCAGTTTGAAGGGTTATTTTTGTCCACGGAGCATACGGATGAAGATATTGAAAAAACAATCGCCGCGGCGGAGCGCGCGTTTGCGAAGATTCGCGAAGGGAAATAA
- the hemB gene encoding porphobilinogen synthase produces the protein MATLQFDRHRRLRQNANLRAMVRETHLHVEDLIYPIFVVEEKGVKREVPSMPGIYQFSLDRLNEEMDEVVQLGIKSVIVFGVPAEKDEVGSQAYCEHGIVQQAIRYIKANYPEIVVIADTCLCEYTSHGHCGVVENEQVLNDPSLELLVKTAVSQAQAGADIIAPSNMMDGFVAAIRQGLDEAGFAHVPIMSYAIKYASAFYGPFRDAADSAPQFGDRKTYQMDPANRLEAFREAESDVREGADFLMVKPALAYLDIIRDIKNHFHLPLVAYNVSGEYSMVKAAAQNGWINEKDIVLEMLTSMKRAGADLIMTYFAKDVARWLNE, from the coding sequence ATGGCAACGTTACAGTTTGACCGCCACCGCCGTTTGCGGCAGAATGCCAATTTGCGGGCGATGGTGAGAGAAACGCATCTTCATGTCGAGGATCTTATTTATCCGATTTTTGTTGTCGAAGAAAAAGGGGTAAAACGGGAAGTACCATCCATGCCAGGAATATACCAATTTTCGCTTGACCGTTTAAATGAAGAAATGGACGAAGTCGTCCAACTAGGCATTAAATCGGTAATCGTTTTCGGCGTGCCGGCAGAAAAAGATGAAGTCGGTTCGCAAGCATACTGTGAGCATGGCATCGTCCAGCAGGCCATTCGCTACATTAAAGCGAACTATCCAGAAATCGTGGTCATTGCTGATACGTGTTTGTGCGAATACACCAGCCATGGACATTGCGGTGTGGTCGAAAACGAACAAGTATTAAACGATCCATCGCTTGAATTGCTGGTGAAAACTGCGGTCAGCCAGGCGCAGGCAGGTGCTGATATTATCGCGCCTTCGAATATGATGGACGGTTTCGTTGCCGCGATTCGCCAAGGACTCGATGAAGCCGGATTTGCGCATGTGCCGATTATGTCGTATGCGATTAAATATGCGTCCGCATTTTACGGTCCTTTCCGCGATGCGGCTGACAGCGCACCGCAATTTGGCGACCGGAAAACATATCAAATGGATCCTGCCAACCGTCTTGAAGCGTTCCGGGAAGCGGAATCCGATGTGCGCGAAGGCGCTGACTTTTTAATGGTAAAACCAGCGCTCGCCTATTTGGATATTATCCGTGACATTAAAAACCATTTCCACCTTCCGCTTGTCGCCTATAATGTCAGCGGCGAATATTCGATGGTGAAAGCAGCGGCGCAAAACGGCTGGATTAACGAAAAAGACATTGTGCTGGAAATGCTTACTAGCATGAAGCGGGCAGGTGCGGATTTAATTATGACTTATTTTGCGAAAGATGTGGCTCGCTGGTTAAACGAGTAG
- the hemC gene encoding hydroxymethylbilane synthase, producing the protein MRKIIVGSRRSKLALTQTNWVIEQLKRLGAPFEFEVKEIVTKGDKIINVTLSKVGGKGLFVKEIEQAMLDSEIDMAVHSMKDMPAVLPEGLTIGCVPLREDPRDVLISKQNKTFADLPSGAVIGTSSLRRSAQILNKRPDVNIKWIRGNIDTRLAKLESEEYDAIILAAAGLARMGWARDVITEYLSTDVCLPAVGQGALAVECRENDDELREWLQKLNDVNTERAVRAERAFLQQMEGGCQVPIAGYAYIDERNDIVLTALVASPDGKEMYKEMVCGTNPEEVGIQAAALLSGQGAKALIERVKEEMNQ; encoded by the coding sequence ATGCGGAAAATTATCGTCGGATCGCGGCGCAGCAAACTCGCCCTGACGCAAACCAACTGGGTGATTGAGCAGTTGAAACGATTAGGAGCGCCGTTTGAGTTTGAAGTAAAAGAAATCGTTACGAAAGGAGATAAAATTATCAATGTGACGCTCTCGAAAGTCGGCGGCAAAGGGCTGTTTGTCAAAGAGATTGAACAAGCTATGTTAGATAGCGAGATTGATATGGCTGTACATAGCATGAAAGATATGCCGGCTGTGCTGCCAGAGGGGCTGACTATTGGCTGCGTGCCGCTAAGAGAAGATCCTCGTGATGTACTCATTAGCAAACAGAACAAAACGTTCGCCGATCTGCCAAGCGGGGCAGTCATTGGGACAAGCAGTTTGCGGCGGTCTGCGCAAATACTCAATAAGCGGCCGGATGTAAACATTAAATGGATTCGCGGCAATATTGATACGAGGCTGGCAAAGCTGGAAAGCGAAGAGTATGACGCGATCATTTTGGCAGCGGCCGGATTGGCGCGCATGGGCTGGGCAAGAGATGTCATTACGGAATATTTATCAACAGATGTATGTCTTCCTGCCGTCGGACAAGGAGCGCTTGCGGTGGAATGCCGCGAAAATGATGATGAGCTGCGCGAATGGCTGCAAAAATTAAACGATGTCAATACCGAGAGAGCGGTGCGGGCGGAACGCGCCTTTTTGCAGCAGATGGAAGGCGGCTGTCAAGTACCGATCGCCGGCTATGCGTATATCGATGAACGAAATGACATCGTGTTGACTGCACTTGTCGCGTCGCCTGATGGAAAAGAAATGTATAAAGAAATGGTATGCGGGACGAATCCGGAGGAAGTTGGAATCCAAGCGGCAGCCTTATTAAGTGGACAAGGGGCGAAAGCATTAATCGAGAGGGTAAAAGAGGAGATGAATCAGTAA
- the ysxE gene encoding spore coat protein YsxE encodes MYVPILQQYGLKPFRVDDYGKVKKVYTNAGLFALKEITNAREMAAVQQSYMLYGKQLVPLYLSRQGLPFVSYGRHYYLMPWIAVETRTEKHEQIRAFFRALAYLHKTSLKQIDVREEEVSAYYEQKKKEWEQQRSFLQAYIEKCENTWYMSPFQLQCCAYFHETMQAYWFAETELEKWHEKIKETKKWRIAWIHGKARLSHYLETGKEQCYFFSWERAGWNSPLFDVIIALRYHMHTFPPIGDEWVEGVEEYEKALSLLEEERSFFFSHLAQPHFLYRCIYEYETKRQNGKSEREYVSELQRRYFAMKNMEYVVMRLIQRKEAEEAKSTPDETPPQ; translated from the coding sequence ATGTATGTACCCATTTTGCAGCAATACGGGTTAAAGCCGTTTCGTGTCGATGATTACGGGAAAGTAAAAAAAGTCTATACGAACGCCGGCCTGTTTGCTTTAAAAGAAATAACAAATGCTAGGGAAATGGCGGCCGTGCAACAATCGTACATGCTGTATGGAAAACAATTGGTTCCCCTTTATTTATCGAGGCAAGGTTTGCCGTTTGTCTCGTATGGCCGGCATTATTATTTAATGCCGTGGATTGCGGTAGAAACAAGAACAGAAAAACACGAACAAATTCGTGCTTTTTTCCGCGCTCTTGCTTATTTGCACAAAACATCGTTAAAGCAGATCGATGTTCGCGAAGAAGAGGTCAGCGCCTATTATGAGCAGAAAAAGAAGGAATGGGAACAGCAGCGTTCGTTTTTGCAAGCTTATATAGAAAAGTGCGAAAATACATGGTATATGTCGCCGTTTCAGCTGCAATGCTGCGCCTATTTTCATGAAACTATGCAAGCCTATTGGTTTGCGGAGACGGAGTTAGAGAAATGGCATGAAAAAATAAAGGAAACAAAAAAATGGAGAATCGCCTGGATTCACGGAAAAGCACGGCTTTCTCATTATCTCGAAACGGGAAAGGAACAGTGCTATTTTTTTAGCTGGGAACGGGCCGGCTGGAATTCGCCGCTTTTCGATGTAATCATAGCGCTTCGTTATCATATGCATACATTTCCGCCGATCGGTGATGAATGGGTGGAAGGAGTGGAAGAATACGAAAAAGCGTTATCCCTGTTAGAAGAGGAACGGTCCTTTTTTTTCAGCCATCTCGCACAGCCGCATTTTTTGTATCGCTGCATTTATGAGTACGAGACAAAGCGCCAAAACGGCAAAAGTGAACGGGAGTACGTTTCCGAACTGCAGCGCCGTTACTTTGCAATGAAAAATATGGAGTATGTTGTCATGCGCCTTATCCAGCGAAAAGAGGCAGAAGAAGCTAAATCCACTCCAGATGAAACGCCACCGCAATAA